The genomic stretch CGCTGGTGCAGCCGCTCGGGGTCGTGCGCGGGAAGGTCGAGGCCCCCGCGTCGATGAGCGTGCGGATCTCGGGGAGGAAGGTGCCGTAGTACTGGTTCTCCTCGCCGAACACCGCGGTCGGCAGGGCAAAGAGCGGCGACATCTTCGCGAAGGCCTGGATGTTGTTGCGGAACACCTTGCCGGGGATGGTGGTGATCAGGTTGTCGAGGCCGGTGACGTAGTCGACATAGGCGATCACCGCGCTGTCGGGTGTCATGCGCCGCAGGGCTGCTGTCGTCATTGGGGGTGCCTCGATGTCGTTGAATGTTGCGAGTGTCGGGCGCGGGCGCCTTCCATGCCGCGACATGGGTTGCCCCGGTCCGATGCGGCAGGCGCGAAAGCGGGACGGCGCGTTCCGGTCCGGGAACGGGGCGCGCGCTTGAACAGCGACGACCTGCGCATCTTCGTCGCGGTCGCGGAGGCGAAGGGCGTCTCACGCGCAGCGGCACGGCTCGGCCTGCCGAAATCCTCCGTCAGCCGGCAGGTGACGCGGCTGGAGGCGGAGGCCGGCGCGATCCTGTTCGAACGCGGCCGCGGCGGCGTGCGGCTGACCGATGCCGGACATGCGCTGTTCGACCAGGCTGTGCGCGTGGGGCAGTTGATCGAGGGCGCGGCGGCTTCCGTGCAGGCGGCGCTGGCAGCACCGCGCGGCGTGCTGCGGGTGAACGTGCCGCACCTTTTCGCCACGCAGTTCCTCGCACCACGCCTGCCTGACTTCCTGCGCGACTGCCCGGAGGTCGAGCTGGTGATCGACGTGTCCCACGCGCCGGCCGGGGCCATGGCGCCGGAGACGGATGTGGTGGTCCGCGTCGGGCCGCTCGAGGACAGCGCGCTGATTGCGCGCAAGCTGGGGGTGAGCGAGTTGCGGCTCTATGCGGCGCCGCAGGCGCTGGGGAGGCTCTCGCCGCGCCGCGCCGGCGCGCTGCTGGCCGAGGCCGGGCTGGTGGAGGCGGTGGCGCTCGGGCAGTACCGCAGCGTCGTAGGCTTCGCCGGGGGACGCGCGTCGCGCCGCGTGCAGGTCCAGGAACCGCTCGCGCGGATGGCGCTGGTGCTGGCGGGCGCCGGTGCCGCCTGGCTGCCCGCCTTCCTGTGCCGCGACGCGGTGGCACAGGGGCGGCTGGTCGACCTCGCACCCGGTGACGCGCGCGGGCCGATCGACCTGCACGCGCTGTTCCCGGCGCACCTTGCCGCCAGTCCCAAGGTGCGTGCCTTCATCGGATTCCTTGCCGGGGCGATGGGGCCGCTGCGCGGATAGCGCGCGCTATTCGAACCGGTTGCCGCGGGGGAAGCCGTTCGGCGGCGCCTTGCCCGCGCCGGCGCGGTTGCCGAGCCAGGGCCGCAGGTCGGCTTCGGTTCGGGTGCGTTCGCCGAGCGTCCAGGACAGGCCATCGGCGCGGTTGAACACCTTCGCATCCGACAGCCCGCCATCGCGATAGGCCTGCAGCTGCACGCCGCGGCCGCGCGACATCTCGGGCACCTGGTCGATCGGGAAGACCAGCAGCTTCCGGTTCTCGCCGATCACGGCGACGGTGTCGCCATCGGCAGGCACGCAGAGCGCGGCTTCGGTCGGCGGGTCGATGTTCATCACCTGCTTGCCGGTGCGCTTTTCGGCCAGCAGGTCCTCGCCCTTCACGATGAAGCCCTTGCCGTCGGAGGCGGCGACCAGGAAACGCTGGCCGTCACGATGGACGAACATGGCGACGACCGCGTCCTCGTTCGTGAGGTCCACGATCAGGCGCACCGGCTGGCCGTCCCCGCGCCCGCGCGGCAGGCTGTCGGCCTTGATGGTGTAGGCCTTGCCGTTGGTGGCGAAGACCACGATGCGGTCGGTCGTTTCTGTGTGCAGGGCGACCAGCAGGCTGTCGCCTTCCTTGAAGCGGATCTCGCCGTCCAGCGGGATGTGGCCCTTCTGGGCCCGGATCCAGCCTTTCTCGGACAGGATAACGGTGATGGGTTCGCGTTCGACGAAGGCGGCCTCGTCGACCAGCACGGCGGGCAGGATACGGCCGGTTTCGGTACGCCGCTTGCCGAGCGGACCGTCGCCGAAGGCCGCGCGCGTCGCGGCGATTTCCTCGGCGATCGCGGCCCAGCGCTTGGCGTCCGAGCCCATCAGCCCCTGCAGCTTCTTCTGTTCGGCGCTGAGCTTCTTGTGCTCCTTCCTGATCTCCATTTCCTCGAGCTTGCGCAGGGAGCGCAGGCGCATGTTGAGGATGGAATCGGCCTGGAGTTCGCTCAGCGAGAAGGTCGCCATCAGGACCGGCCTGGGCTCGTCCTCGGCGCGGATGATGCGGATCACCTCATCGAGGTTGAGATAGGCGATCAGGTAGCCGTCGAGGATTTCGAGCCGCCGCGCGATGGCCGCGAGGCGATGTTCCGTGCGGCGCACCAGCACGACATGGCGGTGGTCGAGCCAGGCGCGCAGTACCTCGCGCAATGACATCACGCGCGGCGTGCGCTCGGCATCCAGCACGTTCATGTTGAGCGGGAAGCGCGATTCCAGGCTGGTCGCGCGGAACATGGTCTCCATCAGCACGGCGGGTTCCACCGTGCGGGACTTGGGTTCCAGCACCAGGCGCACCACGTCGGTGCTCTCGTCCCGCACGTCACCCAGCAGCGGGAGCTTCTTTTCTTCCAGCAGCTGAGCGATCTGCTCGATCAGCTTCGCCTTCTGCACCTGGTACGGAATCTCCGTGACCACGATCTGCCAGGTGCCGTTCTTGAGCGCCTCGCGCTCCCAGCGGGCGCGCACGCGGAAGCCACCGCGGCCGGTCTCGTAGGCCTCGCGCACCGCTTCGGCGGGTTCGACCAGCACGCCGCCGGTGGGGAAATCCGGGCCCTTGATGTGGGCGAGCAGGTCGGCGTTCGGGTCCTGGATCAGCGCCAGGGCGGCGTCGCAGAGTTCACCGGCATTGTGCGGCGGGATCGACGTCGCCATGCCCACCGCGATGCCCGCCGCGCCATTGGCCAGCAGGTTCGGGAAGGCGGCGGGCAGGACGATCGGTTCGCGTTCCTCGCCATCGTAGGTGGCGCGGAAATCGACGGCGTTTTCCTCGATGCCATCCAGCATCGATTGCGCGACCTGGGTGAGGCGCGCCTCGGTGTAGCGCATGGCCGCGGCGTTATCGCCGTCGATATTGCCGAAATTGCCCTGGCCCTCGACCAGCGGATAACGCGCGGCGAAATCCTGCGCCTGGCGCACCAGCGCTTCGTAGATGCTGCTGTCGCCATGCGGGTGATACTTGCCCATCACGTCGCCGACGATGCGCGCGCATTTCTTGAACCCGGCCTCGGGATCCAGGCGCAGCTGGTGCATCGCCCACAGCAGCCGGCGATGGACCGGCTTCAGGCCATCGCGCACATCCGGCAGCGACCGGGCGGTGATCGTGGACAGCGCGTAGGCGAGGTAGCGCTCGGACAGCGCCTCGGCGAGCTTCGTCTCGCGCATGGCGCCGCCCTCGTCCGGCGGGGATTTCACGTCATCGGGCATGGGTGATTCGCGCTTTGTTCGTGCGGCGGGGGCTTACACCGCCAGCCCGGCCGGGGCCAGCCCGGCACGGGGGATCAGCTGGCGCCGGCCAGCGCCGCCACGCGGTCGGCCAAACGGTGGCGCGCCTCGGGCACCGGGCGATGGCGGGCGCCGAAGGCGTCGCGTTCCAGAAAATGCCCGGTCAGGCGCAGCCCGGCATCCCATGCGGCCGCGTCGCCGGGGCTGTCGCCGTCGCGCAGGAAGGCGGGCAGCGGCAGCAGCCGGCCGGTGTAGGGCGCGGCGGCGCCGGCGCTGACCGCGCGGCCAGTGCGCGGGGAGACATGCGTCAGGCCCTCGGTGGTGCCGGTGACCGCGCAGGTGTCGAGGTTCAGCCCGTAGCCGAGTTCGGTCAGCACCAGGGCTTCCCAGCGGATGTAGTCGGCCAGCACGGTCTCGGCGCCACCCGCGAGGTGGGCGATGAGCGAGACCAGCGCGTGGAAGGCGCGCGGATGCGCCTCGCGTTCGGGCAGTGCATCGGCGGCGATGGCGCAGGCCGAGGAGAGCAGCGCCAGCGCCAGCGGGTCGTCCATGGCCAGCGCGGCGGCGGGGTGGACCATCTCGCCGGTCAGGGCGCCGAGCTGGTCCGGCAGGCGGGCGATCCAGCGGGCTTCGATCAGGTTGCCGGGCAGCCAGAGACCGGCTTGGGCGCGCGATGACCCGCCCTTCGCGAGACCGGCGTGGCGGCCGTGTTCCTCGGTGAGCAGCGAGACGACGGCGCCGCCTTCGCCATGCGGGCGGACCTCCAGCACCACGGCCGGGGCGGTCCACTCCACGCTCATCCCGCGTCGTCCAGCCCGATCGCGCGGATGCGCGCACGTTCCTCGTCCCAGCCGGTGCGTTCCTTCACGTTGAGGAACAGGTGCACCGGGCGGTCCAGCAGCTTGGTCAGTTCGATCCGCGCCGACTGCCCGATGGTGCGGATGCGGCTGCCCTTCTCGCCGATGATGATGGCCTTCTGCGTGGCGCGCGAGACGTAAATGGTGCAGTCCACGCGCACGGAGCCGTCCTCGTTCTCGGTCCATTGTTCGGTTTCCACCGAGGCATGGTGCGGCACTTCCTGGTGAGTCTGGCGCAGGATCTGCTCGCGCACGATCTCGGCCGCCAGCATGCGGTTGGGCAGGTCGGTGAGTTCGTCCTCGGGGAACAGGTAGGGGCCCGGCGGCATCGCCTTGGCCAGGTAGTCCTGCAGGCGGTCCACCCCGTCGCCCTTCTCGGCCGAGACCATGAAGGTCTCGGCAAAGGGCAGGATGGCGTTCAGCTCCGCGATCAGCGGCAGCAGCCGTGGCCCGGGGATCAGGTCGGTCTTGTTCAGCGCCAGCCAGACCGGGCGGCGGGACTTCGCCAGGCCCTCGGCGATCTTCCGCACTGCATCGGTCAGCCCGGCGCGCGCATCGACCACCAGCAACGCGATGTCGGCATCCTGCGCCCCACCCCAGGCCGCCGCCACCATGGCGCGGTCCAGCCGCCGGCGCGGCGCGAAGATGCCCGGCGTATCCACCAGGATCATCTGCGCCCCGCCATGCATGACGATGGCGCGGATGCGAAAGCGCGTGGTCTGCGGCTTGGGCGAGACGATCGTCACCTTGGTGCCCGCCATGCGGTTCACCAGCGTGGATTTCCCGGCGTTCGGCGCGCCGACGATGGCGACCAGGCCGCAGCGTGTCGTCGTGGCGCTCATGTTCCTACCCCTGCCAGCCAGGCCTCGGCGGCGGCGAGTTCCGCCGCACGCTTCGTGTCGCCCCTGCCCTGCGCCTCGCGCCCCGCGGCATGCACCGCGACCACGAAGACCGGCGCATGCGACGGTCCCTCGGACGAGACCAGCGTATAGACCGGCAGCGCATGCCCGCGCCCCTGCAGCCATTCCTGCAGGCGGGACTTGGCGGGCAGCGGCGGGCGGGCGGGCTCGGCTTCGACCAGCGGGGCGAAGACGCGGCGCAGGAAGGGCCGCGCGGCATCCAGCCCGCCATCGCGGTACAGTGCGCCCAGCAGTGCCTCGAAGGCATCGGCCAACACGTTGGGGCGCGTCTGGATGCCGGGCCCGCCTGGGTCGGCCGCAACCAGCAGGTCGTCGCCCAGGCCCAGGCGCTGCGCGAGGCCGGCCAGCGTATCGGCCGCCACCAGCGTACCGAAGCGGCGCATCAGCAGGCCTTCGCGTTCGGCAGGGAAGCGTTCGATCAGCCATTCGGCCATCAGCAGCGCGAGCACCCGGTCGCCGAGGAACTCCAGGCGTTCGTTCGATGGCAGCGCGGCGCCAAGCCCGGTGGCGGAGGAATGGGTCAGCGCCTCGGCCAGCAGGCCCGGGTCGCGGAAGGACAGGCCCAGGCGCTGCGCCACCGCCGCCACGTCACGCGGCGGCGGGGCGGCGGACTCACGCGCGCGGCGCGCCACGGGGGATCAGAGACCGTTCGTGAATGCGCCGTTCGGCGCATTCTGACGTCCGGCGCTGGCCCGCTCCCCCACCCGGCCACCCATCAAGGATTCTGACATGGGTGGCCGGGTGGAGGAGCGGGCCGGCGCCGGCATTCTCCAACGGTCTCTCATCGCACCGCCGAGAACAGGCGGGTCCAGCGGATCGCGAAGGGCCAGGCCCAGACCTCGTACCAGGCGGCGGAACCGTCGACCGAGAAGAAGATGAATTCGGCGCGGCCCACCAGGTTCTCGATCGGGATGAAGCCGACCGCGTTCATCGCGCGGCTGTCGAGGCTGTTGTCGCGGTTGTCGCCCATCGCGAAGACATGGCCGTCGGGCACGCGGAATTCGGTGGTGTTGTCGAAGGGGCCGTCGTCGGTGGCTTCCAGGATCTGGTGCGTGACGCCGGCCGCGGTGCCGGCGGCGGGCAGCGTCTCGCGGTACAGGCGCACGGTGATGCGCGGGCCGTCCCCCTCGACCGTATAGGGGCCGACGAATTCGCGGCGCACCGCCTCCCCGTTGATGTACAGCAGGCCGGCGCGGACCTGGATGCGGTCCCCGGGCAGGCCGATGATGCGCTTGATGTAGTCGGTGGACCCGTCGCGCGGCAGCTTGAACACCGCGACATCGCCGCGCCGCGGCAGCGAACCGAAGATGCGGCCGTCGAACAGGTTCGGGCTGAACGGCATCGAGTGCCGCGAATAGCCGTAGGAGAATTTCGACACGAACAGGTAGTCGCCCACCAGGAGCGTCGGGATCATCGACCCCGAGGGGATGTTGAAGGGCTCGAAGGCCACGGTTCGGATGCCGACCGCGATCAGCGCGGCATAGACGATGGTCTTGATGCTCTCGAGCCAGCCGCCGGACTTCTTCTTCGCCATGGGGGGTGTGTTTCGACGGCCTGGTCAGGGGTGGAGGCGCCGACCGGTCCGGCCGGGCGGCGCAGGGAAGCCAGCGCGCGCGGCGCCTGTCAAGGAAGCGGGACGGAAAGGGGGACGGCGGTGATGACGACCATGGCCTGCGCGTAGGGGAATTCGTCGGTCATGGTCAGCGCGATCTCGGCCCGGTGGCCGGGTGGCGTGATGGCGGCGAGGCGTTCGGCCGCGCCGCCGGTCAGGCGCAGCGTGGGCTGGCCGGAGGGCAGGTTGACCACGCCGAGGTCGCGCCAGAACACCCCGGCGCGGAAGCCGGTGCCGAGCGCTTTCGAAGCGGCTTCCTTGGCGGCGAAGCGCTTGGCGTAGGTCGCGGTGCGGATTCGTTCGGTGCGCTTCTGCGCCTTGGCACGTTCGGCCGGCGTGAAGATGCGATCGAGGAAGCGGTCGCCGTGCTTCTCGATGGTCTTCTCGATGCGGCGGATATCGAGGATGTCGGAGCCGATGCCGATGATCATGGGGAGTGTCTGCGCATCCGATTCACGCCTCCGGTGGGCCGCCGGGCCCGCCGGCGACCGGGCGCCGGCGGTCAGCCTTTCGCACGGTCGACCTGCGTCACGCCGGGGCAGGCGCGCAGCGCGGCCAGGATGGCGGCCAGGTGGCCGGTGTCGCGCACTTCGACGTCGACCAGTACCTCGCACCACTCGCCCGACCGGTTCACGATGCGCAGGTTGTTCACCGCGCCGTCCTGGCGCGCGATGGCGGTGGTCAGGCCGGCCAGCGCGTTCGATGTGTTCTCGGCGGTCAGTTCGATGCGCCCGACATGGCCGCCCTTGGCACCGCCATCATATTCCCAGTCCACGTCGATGAAGCGTTCGGGCGTGGCGGCGAAGGCCTCCAGCCCGTGGCAGTCGTGCTTGTGGATGGTCACGCCGCGGCCGGTGGTGACGATGCCAACGATGCGGTCGCCCGGCAGCGGATGGCAGCAGCCGGCGAAATGCACCGCCATGCCGGACACCAGGCCGGTGATGCCCATGGCGGTGTCGCCGCGCCGCGCCGAGGGCGGGCGGTCCGCCTTGCCGGGGGCAAGCGTCGGCCCGGCGCCGAGCCGCCCGCGCGGGCGCGCGAGCGGCATCTGGTCGATGCTGCGCGCGGGCGTGCGCAGTTCCGGCACGGCGGCGGTCAGCACATCGCGCGGGGAGTGGTTGCCGGTGGCGACGGCGATGCACAGCGCCTCGAAATCCGGCAGCTTCAGCACCTTCAGCGCGGGCTCGACCTGCTTTTCCGAGAAGTCGAGACCGGCGGCGCGGAACACCTTGGCGATCGCCGCGCGCCCTTCCTCCTTCTGCGTCGCACGCTGGCGGGCATGCACGAAGCGACGGATGCGCGCACGCGCCTTGCCGGTGACGACGAAGCGTTCCCAGGCCGGGTTGGGCGACCCGCCGCGGGCGGTGATGATCTCGACCTGGTCGCCGTTCTCGAGCGTGTGGCGCAGCGGCACGATCTTGCCGTTGACTTTCGCACCCACCGTGTTGTCGCCGACCTGGGAGTGCACCTGGTAGGCGAAGTCGACAGGCGTGGCGCCGCGCGGCAATTCGATCAGGTCGCCCTTGGGCGTGAAGCAGAAGACCTGGTCGCGATGCAGTTCGAGCTTCGTGTGGTCGAGGAAATCCTGCGGATCCGCGGCGGATTCCAGAATCTCCAGCAGGTCGCGCACCCAGGGGTAGCGCTTGCGCGTCGTGGCCGACCCCTCGCCCTGCTTGTAGACCCAGTGCGCGGCCACGCCGTACTCGGCGATGTCGTGCATCTCGCGCGTGCGGATCTGCACCTCGATCTTGGCGTTGCGCCGTTCGGGCACGGTCACGCCGGTGTGCACCGACTGGTAGCCGTTGGTCTTGGGCGTGCTGATCCAGTCCTTGAAGCGGCCGGGCACCACGCGATACGACGAATGGATGGCGCCGAGCGCCGCGTAGCAATCGCCCTTGTCGGCCACGATGACGCGAAAGGCCATGATGTCGGACAGCTGCTCGAACGCCACGTTCTTGCGCTGCATCTTGAGCCAGATGGAATAGGGCGACTTCTCGCGGCCGAGGATTTCCAGCACCTCGACGCCGGCCTCGCGCAGCACGCGGCGGATGTCCTGCTCGATCTCCTCGATCAGGTCGGCGCCCTGGCCGCGCAGGTAGGTCAGGCGCGCGGCGATGGTCTGCCAGGCATCCGGGTTCATCTCGCGGAAGGACAGCGTCTCGATCTCGGTCTTGAGCGCGTCCATGCCGATGCGTTCGGCGAGCGGGGCGTAGATCTCGAGCGTCTCGCGCGCCGTGCGCACGCGCTTCTCGGCCTTGGTGACGGCGGCGAGCCTGCGCATGTTGTGGAGCCGGTCGGCGAGCTTGACGATGAGGACGCGGATGTCCTCGCTCATGGCCAGCACCAGCTTGCGGAAATTCTCCGCCTGCTTGGTGCGTTCTGATTGCAGTTCGAGGCGCGTCAGCTTGGTCACGCCATCGACGAGGCGCGCGACTTCCTTGCCGAAGCGCTTTTCCAGTTCCGCCAGGGTGACGCCGGTATCCTCGACCGTGTCGTGCAGCAGGGCGGTTGCGACGGTCGCCGCATCGAGCCGGTAGTCGGCCAGGATGCCGGCAACGGCGAGCGGATGCACGATATAGGGCTGGCCGTCCTCGCGCTTCTGCGGCGCATGCGCCTCGGCGGCCAGCGCATAGGCGGCTTCGATCAGCGCGCCATCGGCGCGGGGGTCGTAGGCGAGGACCTGGCGGGCGAGTTCGGCGCCGGGATTGACCGCGGTGTCGGTGCGCAGGCCCTCGGGCGCGCGCGCCGGGCCGGTTCGTCGGGTGCCGCCGGCGCCCCCGGCCATCAGCGGCGCCCGCGCACGGGGGCGGTTCGGCCCGCGCGTGCATCCCGGCAGGTCAGCCGGGCGGCAGGGCGGGCCGATGCCGTCATGCGCGCGGGGCCGGCTAGCGCTTGCCGCCCAGCTCGGCGGCGATCGCGGCCTCGATGTCGTCGGGCGAGAGGTCCTCGGCGCCGGCGTCGGGCAGCGGCTCCTCGTTCACGTCCATGATACCGAAGATGTTCTCGTCGGTGGCGATGATGTCCATCACCTCCTCCTCGGCGGGCTCGGGCTCCGGCGCGCGGGACAGCGACTTGATCAGGTCGCCTTCCAGGGCGGCGAGCTCGACGCGTTCCTCGGCGATCTCGCGCAGGGCGACGACGGGGTTCTTGTCGTTGTCGCGGTCGACCTCGATCTCCTCGCCGCGGGCGATGTTGCGCGCGCGCTGGGCGGCGAGCAGCACCAGCTCAAAGCGGTTCGGGATCTTCTCGATGCAGTCTTCGACGGTGACGCGCGCCATGAGGTGGCTCCAGGCTGTTCGGCGGGCGCGCGGCGGGGGGCGCGCACCCGGGATATGCGGTAAACGATCCACATAGACAGTGGCGTGCTGCGGTGCAAGGCGGATGGCGGGTCAGGCGGGGCCGATGCGCCGGATCGCTTGGTCCGCGACGCCCGGAAGCAGCGCCGCCACCCCCTGCCCCAGCACCGGATGGACCCAGCCTGGCGCCACCTCCGCCAAAGGCCGCAGCACGAAGGCGCGTTGATGCGCCCGCGGATGCGGCAACACCGGCGGCCCGGCCTGAACTCGCCCGCCCAGGTCGATGAGGTCCAGGTCCAGCACGCGCGGCGCGTTGGGGTAGGGCCGGGCGCGCCCGGCCGCGTCCTCGATGGCATGCAGCGCGGCCAGCAGCGCGGCGGGCGCAGCCTCGCCGTGCAGCAGCGCCACCCCGTTCACGAAGGGGGGCGATGCCGGGTCGGGCGGGATCGGCGCGCTCTCCCACCAGGAGGAGACCGCGACGACCCGCATCCCCGGGATGGCACAGAGGCGGCCGACAGCCCAGGCGCAGGTCTCTCGCGCGCTGGTTCCATCCGGGCGCGGAAGGTTCGCGCCGATCGCCACCAGCGCCGCCTCAACGGCCATGACAGCACCGCCCGAAGCGTGTAGCGGTCCGTATCCCGCCGATTTGCGGGGGACTCGCGGTGCATTTCAGAAGGAATTTGAAGGTGAGCAGTGGCATGAGGCGGGGCGGTGGCGCCGAGCGGGTCGGGTTGTTCGTGGATGGCGCGAACCTCTACCACACATCCCGCGCGCTGGGCTTCGAGATCGATTTCGCGGCGATGCTGGGCTTCTTCCGCGGCGGGACCTACCTGGTGCGCGCCTTCTACTACACCGCGCTGATCGAGACCGAGGACTATTCCCCGCTGAGGCCGCTGACCGACTGGCTGGCCTATAATGGCTGGCAGGTGGTGACCAAGCCGGCCAAGCAGCAGGCCGATCCGAACGGGCGCATGCGCATCAAGGGCAACATGGATGTCGAGCTCGCGGTCGATATGCTCGAGATGGCGCCGCAGCTGGACCACGTCGTGCTGTTCTCGGGCGATGGGGATTTCCGCCGGCTGGTCGAGGCGGTGCAGCGGATGGGCGTGCGGGTGACCGTGGTCTCGACCGTGCGGTCCCAGCCGCCGATGATCGCCGACGAATTGCGCCGCCAGGCGGATGCCTTCATCGACCTCGAGGAGATCGCGCCGGACATCACGCGCCGCCAGGTGGAACCGCGCGGGCGGCCTGCCCCGGCGGCCGCTGCCGCGACACCCGCACCCGCGCCGGCACGCCCCACCCGCGCCACGCCGGCCGACCCCTTCGCCGACACCACGCTGGACCCCGAAGTGTGAGCCAGGCGGCCTTGCCGGCCGGCGCGGCGCCCGGCCATGACTGCCCGTTATGCCCGCGCCTGGTGGCCTATCGCGCGGCCAACCGCGCGGCGAACCCTGGCTGGCACAACGGGCCGGTGCCGTCCTGGGGCCCGCACGACGCGCCGCTGCTGGTGCTGGGCCTGGCACCCGGCGTGCGCGGGGCGAACCGCACCGGGCGGCCCTTCACCGGGGATTACGCCGGGCGGCTGCTCTACGGAACGCTGTTGAAATTCGGCGTGGCGCGGGGCGAATTCCTCGAGGACCCGACGGACGGGATGGAATTGCTCGGCTGCCGCATTGCGAACGCGGTGCGCTGCGTGCCGCCCGAGAACCTGCCCACCCCGGCCGAGATCAGGACCTGCAACGGCTTCGTGCAGGCTGAAGTCGCGGCGATGCCGCGGCTGCGCGCGGTGTTGGCGCTGGGCGTGGTGGCGCATGGCGCGCTGCTGCGCGCGAAGGGGATCCCGGCGAGCCGCTATGCCTTCGCGCATGGCGCGGTGCACACCCTGCCGGACGGGCTGTGGCTGGCGGATTCCTACCATGTCAGCCGGTACAACACGTCCACCAAGCGGCTGACGGCGGAGATGTTCGAAGGCGTGGTGCAGGCGCTGCTGGCGCGGCTCGCCTCAGGCTGAAGGGGCGGCGAGCGCCGCCTCGATCGCCTGAACCATGGCCGGGCTGTCCGGCGCGACCGAGGTCGCGAAGCCGCGCACGCTGCGCCCGTCCCGCGCCACCAGGTATTTGTGGAAGTTCCAGCGCGGCTCGCCGCCCGCGCGCTGCGC from Roseomonas fluvialis encodes the following:
- the era gene encoding GTPase Era, with amino-acid sequence MSATTTRCGLVAIVGAPNAGKSTLVNRMAGTKVTIVSPKPQTTRFRIRAIVMHGGAQMILVDTPGIFAPRRRLDRAMVAAAWGGAQDADIALLVVDARAGLTDAVRKIAEGLAKSRRPVWLALNKTDLIPGPRLLPLIAELNAILPFAETFMVSAEKGDGVDRLQDYLAKAMPPGPYLFPEDELTDLPNRMLAAEIVREQILRQTHQEVPHHASVETEQWTENEDGSVRVDCTIYVSRATQKAIIIGEKGSRIRTIGQSARIELTKLLDRPVHLFLNVKERTGWDEERARIRAIGLDDAG
- the rpoZ gene encoding DNA-directed RNA polymerase subunit omega, with the translated sequence MARVTVEDCIEKIPNRFELVLLAAQRARNIARGEEIEVDRDNDKNPVVALREIAEERVELAALEGDLIKSLSRAPEPEPAEEEVMDIIATDENIFGIMDVNEEPLPDAGAEDLSPDDIEAAIAAELGGKR
- the acpS gene encoding holo-ACP synthase; translation: MIIGIGSDILDIRRIEKTIEKHGDRFLDRIFTPAERAKAQKRTERIRTATYAKRFAAKEAASKALGTGFRAGVFWRDLGVVNLPSGQPTLRLTGGAAERLAAITPPGHRAEIALTMTDEFPYAQAMVVITAVPLSVPLP
- the rnc gene encoding ribonuclease III, which produces MAAVAQRLGLSFRDPGLLAEALTHSSATGLGAALPSNERLEFLGDRVLALLMAEWLIERFPAEREGLLMRRFGTLVAADTLAGLAQRLGLGDDLLVAADPGGPGIQTRPNVLADAFEALLGALYRDGGLDAARPFLRRVFAPLVEAEPARPPLPAKSRLQEWLQGRGHALPVYTLVSSEGPSHAPVFVVAVHAAGREAQGRGDTKRAAELAAAEAWLAGVGT
- a CDS encoding RelA/SpoT family protein — protein: MAGGAGGTRRTGPARAPEGLRTDTAVNPGAELARQVLAYDPRADGALIEAAYALAAEAHAPQKREDGQPYIVHPLAVAGILADYRLDAATVATALLHDTVEDTGVTLAELEKRFGKEVARLVDGVTKLTRLELQSERTKQAENFRKLVLAMSEDIRVLIVKLADRLHNMRRLAAVTKAEKRVRTARETLEIYAPLAERIGMDALKTEIETLSFREMNPDAWQTIAARLTYLRGQGADLIEEIEQDIRRVLREAGVEVLEILGREKSPYSIWLKMQRKNVAFEQLSDIMAFRVIVADKGDCYAALGAIHSSYRVVPGRFKDWISTPKTNGYQSVHTGVTVPERRNAKIEVQIRTREMHDIAEYGVAAHWVYKQGEGSATTRKRYPWVRDLLEILESAADPQDFLDHTKLELHRDQVFCFTPKGDLIELPRGATPVDFAYQVHSQVGDNTVGAKVNGKIVPLRHTLENGDQVEIITARGGSPNPAWERFVVTGKARARIRRFVHARQRATQKEEGRAAIAKVFRAAGLDFSEKQVEPALKVLKLPDFEALCIAVATGNHSPRDVLTAAVPELRTPARSIDQMPLARPRGRLGAGPTLAPGKADRPPSARRGDTAMGITGLVSGMAVHFAGCCHPLPGDRIVGIVTTGRGVTIHKHDCHGLEAFAATPERFIDVDWEYDGGAKGGHVGRIELTAENTSNALAGLTTAIARQDGAVNNLRIVNRSGEWCEVLVDVEVRDTGHLAAILAALRACPGVTQVDRAKG
- the parC gene encoding DNA topoisomerase IV subunit A, producing MPDDVKSPPDEGGAMRETKLAEALSERYLAYALSTITARSLPDVRDGLKPVHRRLLWAMHQLRLDPEAGFKKCARIVGDVMGKYHPHGDSSIYEALVRQAQDFAARYPLVEGQGNFGNIDGDNAAAMRYTEARLTQVAQSMLDGIEENAVDFRATYDGEEREPIVLPAAFPNLLANGAAGIAVGMATSIPPHNAGELCDAALALIQDPNADLLAHIKGPDFPTGGVLVEPAEAVREAYETGRGGFRVRARWEREALKNGTWQIVVTEIPYQVQKAKLIEQIAQLLEEKKLPLLGDVRDESTDVVRLVLEPKSRTVEPAVLMETMFRATSLESRFPLNMNVLDAERTPRVMSLREVLRAWLDHRHVVLVRRTEHRLAAIARRLEILDGYLIAYLNLDEVIRIIRAEDEPRPVLMATFSLSELQADSILNMRLRSLRKLEEMEIRKEHKKLSAEQKKLQGLMGSDAKRWAAIAEEIAATRAAFGDGPLGKRRTETGRILPAVLVDEAAFVEREPITVILSEKGWIRAQKGHIPLDGEIRFKEGDSLLVALHTETTDRIVVFATNGKAYTIKADSLPRGRGDGQPVRLIVDLTNEDAVVAMFVHRDGQRFLVAASDGKGFIVKGEDLLAEKRTGKQVMNIDPPTEAALCVPADGDTVAVIGENRKLLVFPIDQVPEMSRGRGVQLQAYRDGGLSDAKVFNRADGLSWTLGERTRTEADLRPWLGNRAGAGKAPPNGFPRGNRFE
- the lepB gene encoding signal peptidase I; translated protein: MAKKKSGGWLESIKTIVYAALIAVGIRTVAFEPFNIPSGSMIPTLLVGDYLFVSKFSYGYSRHSMPFSPNLFDGRIFGSLPRRGDVAVFKLPRDGSTDYIKRIIGLPGDRIQVRAGLLYINGEAVRREFVGPYTVEGDGPRITVRLYRETLPAAGTAAGVTHQILEATDDGPFDNTTEFRVPDGHVFAMGDNRDNSLDSRAMNAVGFIPIENLVGRAEFIFFSVDGSAAWYEVWAWPFAIRWTRLFSAVR
- the recO gene encoding DNA repair protein RecO; the protein is MEWTAPAVVLEVRPHGEGGAVVSLLTEEHGRHAGLAKGGSSRAQAGLWLPGNLIEARWIARLPDQLGALTGEMVHPAAALAMDDPLALALLSSACAIAADALPEREAHPRAFHALVSLIAHLAGGAETVLADYIRWEALVLTELGYGLNLDTCAVTGTTEGLTHVSPRTGRAVSAGAAAPYTGRLLPLPAFLRDGDSPGDAAAWDAGLRLTGHFLERDAFGARHRPVPEARHRLADRVAALAGAS
- a CDS encoding LysR family transcriptional regulator, with the translated sequence MNSDDLRIFVAVAEAKGVSRAAARLGLPKSSVSRQVTRLEAEAGAILFERGRGGVRLTDAGHALFDQAVRVGQLIEGAAASVQAALAAPRGVLRVNVPHLFATQFLAPRLPDFLRDCPEVELVIDVSHAPAGAMAPETDVVVRVGPLEDSALIARKLGVSELRLYAAPQALGRLSPRRAGALLAEAGLVEAVALGQYRSVVGFAGGRASRRVQVQEPLARMALVLAGAGAAWLPAFLCRDAVAQGRLVDLAPGDARGPIDLHALFPAHLAASPKVRAFIGFLAGAMGPLRG